The Canis aureus isolate CA01 chromosome 11, VMU_Caureus_v.1.0, whole genome shotgun sequence genome has a segment encoding these proteins:
- the LOC144324229 gene encoding uncharacterized protein LOC144324229, translating into MAEAAGGSRLRGVAHRGPLRGLRGPASAGSPAPARSPPLRLAVFPPGPRGRPAGAFSLPALGAGGGGGRRRPRLAGRRGPSDAATRVGARGPSPRGRVRMEQPGGGVTCIRVDRHPRFSEARPPSSSQTP; encoded by the coding sequence ATGGCGGAGGCGGCGGGCGGCTCGCGGTTGCGCGGCGTCGCCCACCGCGGCCCACTGCGCGGGCTGCGAGGCCCAGCGAGCGCCGGGTCCCCCGCGCCGGCCCGCTCCCCGCCCTTGCGCCTCGCCGTCTTTCCTCCGGGCCCACGAGGACGGCCAGCGGGCGCTTTCTCCCTCCCCGCGctcggggccgggggggggggggggcggaggaggCCGCGGCTCGCCGGGCGGCGGGGCCCGAGCGACGCTGCAACCCGAGTCGGGGCCCGCGGCCCCTCCCCGCGGGGCCGAGTGAGGATGGAACAGCCCGGGGGCGGCGTCACCTGCATCCGCGTGGACCGCCACCCTCGGTTCTCCGAGGCTCGTCCGCCCTCGAGCAGTCAGACACCTTGA